Proteins encoded within one genomic window of Haladaptatus sp. QDMS2:
- a CDS encoding acyl-CoA carboxylase subunit beta — protein sequence MEEKIEELREKHEEALLGGGEDRIEAQHDKGKLTARERIDYFLDDDTFTEFDQLRTHRSHNFGMEEQQIPGDGVVTGYGEVDGRTVFVFAHDFTVFGGSLGEVFAEKVVKVMDKAMEVGAPIIGLNDSAGARIQEGVVSLAGYADIFHRNQQASGVIPQISAIMGPCAGGAVYSPAITDFILMVEDTSHMMITGPEVIKTVTGEEITMEELGGAGAHNTKSGVAQFSTADEKEALDDIRRLLSYMPSNNVEDPPRVEPWDDPERMDDELKEVVPDQPQKPYDIVNVIDKVVDEGSFFEVAEKYARNITIGFARLDGHAVGVVANQPKINAGTLDIDSSLKGSRFVRFCDAFNIPIVTFVDVPGFMPGTDQEHNGIIKHGAKLLYAYSEATVPLLTVITRKAYGGAYDVMASKHLGADVNYAWPTAELAVMGPQGAVNILYRKELADADDVEEKRQQLIDEYRDAFANPYEAAEKGYVDDVIEPQETRPRLIQDLKMLRTKRKSQPDRKHGNIPL from the coding sequence ATGGAAGAGAAGATCGAGGAGCTACGCGAGAAACACGAGGAAGCCCTCCTTGGCGGCGGCGAAGACCGAATCGAAGCCCAGCACGACAAGGGCAAACTCACCGCGCGCGAGCGCATCGACTACTTCTTAGACGACGATACGTTCACCGAGTTCGACCAGTTGCGCACCCACCGGTCGCACAACTTCGGGATGGAAGAACAGCAAATTCCCGGCGACGGCGTCGTGACGGGCTACGGCGAAGTGGACGGGCGCACTGTCTTCGTGTTCGCTCACGACTTCACCGTCTTCGGCGGGTCGCTCGGTGAAGTGTTCGCCGAGAAGGTCGTGAAGGTGATGGACAAAGCCATGGAAGTCGGCGCTCCAATCATCGGGCTAAACGACTCTGCCGGCGCGCGGATTCAGGAAGGCGTCGTCTCGCTCGCGGGCTACGCGGACATCTTCCACCGCAACCAACAGGCGTCGGGCGTCATCCCACAGATTTCGGCAATCATGGGGCCGTGTGCCGGCGGCGCGGTGTACTCCCCCGCCATCACGGACTTCATCCTGATGGTCGAGGACACGAGCCACATGATGATTACCGGCCCGGAGGTCATCAAGACCGTCACGGGCGAAGAAATCACGATGGAAGAACTCGGCGGGGCGGGCGCTCACAACACGAAGAGTGGCGTCGCCCAGTTCTCGACGGCCGACGAAAAGGAAGCCCTCGACGACATTCGTCGCCTGCTCTCGTACATGCCCTCGAACAACGTCGAGGACCCACCACGCGTCGAACCGTGGGACGACCCAGAGCGGATGGACGACGAACTCAAGGAAGTCGTCCCGGACCAGCCACAGAAGCCCTACGACATCGTCAACGTCATCGACAAAGTCGTCGACGAGGGTTCGTTCTTCGAAGTTGCGGAGAAGTACGCACGAAACATCACCATCGGCTTCGCCCGACTCGACGGCCACGCCGTCGGCGTCGTGGCGAACCAGCCGAAGATTAACGCAGGCACCCTCGACATCGACTCCAGTCTGAAGGGCTCTCGCTTCGTGCGCTTCTGTGACGCCTTCAACATCCCAATCGTGACGTTCGTGGACGTGCCCGGGTTCATGCCCGGCACCGACCAGGAGCACAACGGCATCATCAAACACGGCGCGAAACTGCTCTACGCCTACTCCGAGGCCACGGTGCCACTGCTCACCGTCATCACGCGCAAGGCCTACGGCGGCGCCTACGACGTGATGGCCTCGAAGCACCTCGGGGCGGACGTGAACTACGCCTGGCCGACGGCGGAACTCGCCGTGATGGGGCCACAGGGCGCAGTGAACATCCTCTACCGCAAGGAACTGGCCGACGCAGACGACGTGGAGGAAAAGCGCCAGCAACTCATCGACGAGTACCGCGACGCCTTCGCGAACCCCTACGAGGCCGCGGAGAAGGGCTACGTAGACGACGTCATCGAGCCACAGGAGACGCGTCCGCGCCTCATCCAGGACCTGAAGATGCTCCGGACGAAACGCAAGAGCCAGCCGGACCGCAAACACGGCAACATCCCACTCTGA